A stretch of the Streptomyces venezuelae genome encodes the following:
- a CDS encoding family 2B encapsulin nanocompartment shell protein → MTVDTSPESQLEPPQQSSLSTAAARNLATTTKSAPQMQEITSRWLLRMLPWVETKGGTYRVNRRLSYTVGDGRIEFVQDGGNVRVIPRELGELALLRGFEDDEVLTAIANRCVQREFRAGEVLVERGTPAEQIHLIAHGRINQTSIGKYGDAVAVAVLADGDRFGENALLDADARWDYTATAETAGTLLTLTRADFAAVVSAAPGLQHHIRQFSSLPLQRQNRHGEAEIAMSAGHTGEPELPGTFVDYELKPREYELSVAQTVLRVHTRVADLYNEPMNQTEEQLRLTIEALRERQEHELINNPEFGLLHNAAFKQRIQTHSGPPTPDDLDELLCRRRGTKFFFAHPKTIAAIGRELNARGLYPDHVDLGGQQVPAWRGVPILPCNKIPISKENTSSILAMRTGEDNQGVIGLRQTGLPEEYEPGLSVRFMGINEQAIISYLVTTYYSAAILVPDALGVLENVQIARRRD, encoded by the coding sequence ATGACCGTTGACACCAGCCCGGAATCGCAGCTGGAGCCGCCGCAGCAGTCCAGCCTCAGTACGGCTGCTGCCCGCAACCTTGCCACCACGACCAAGTCCGCCCCGCAGATGCAGGAGATCACCTCCCGCTGGCTGCTGCGGATGCTTCCCTGGGTGGAGACCAAGGGCGGTACCTACCGGGTGAACCGGCGACTGAGCTACACCGTCGGCGACGGGCGGATCGAGTTCGTCCAGGACGGTGGCAACGTCCGGGTGATCCCTCGCGAGCTCGGCGAACTCGCCCTCCTGCGTGGCTTCGAGGACGATGAGGTACTGACCGCGATCGCCAACCGGTGCGTCCAGCGCGAATTCCGCGCCGGCGAGGTGCTGGTCGAGCGCGGTACCCCCGCCGAGCAGATCCACCTGATCGCCCACGGCCGGATCAACCAGACCTCCATCGGAAAGTACGGCGACGCGGTCGCCGTCGCCGTGCTCGCCGACGGCGACCGGTTCGGTGAGAACGCCCTGCTCGACGCCGACGCCCGGTGGGACTACACCGCCACCGCCGAGACCGCCGGCACCCTCCTCACCCTGACCCGCGCCGACTTCGCCGCGGTGGTGTCCGCCGCGCCCGGACTGCAGCACCACATCCGGCAGTTCAGCTCGCTTCCCCTGCAACGGCAGAACCGGCACGGCGAAGCCGAGATCGCGATGTCGGCCGGCCACACCGGCGAACCCGAGCTGCCCGGCACCTTCGTGGACTACGAACTCAAGCCCCGGGAGTACGAGCTCTCCGTGGCACAGACCGTTCTGCGGGTCCACACCAGGGTCGCCGACCTCTACAACGAGCCGATGAACCAGACCGAGGAACAGCTCCGGCTGACCATCGAGGCGCTCCGCGAGCGCCAGGAGCACGAGCTGATCAACAACCCGGAGTTCGGTCTGCTCCACAACGCCGCCTTCAAGCAGCGGATCCAGACCCACTCCGGCCCGCCCACCCCGGACGACCTCGACGAGCTGCTGTGCCGCCGCCGCGGCACCAAGTTCTTCTTCGCCCACCCGAAGACGATCGCGGCCATCGGGCGCGAGCTCAACGCCCGGGGGCTCTACCCGGACCACGTCGACCTCGGCGGCCAGCAGGTCCCGGCCTGGCGGGGCGTACCGATCCTGCCCTGCAACAAGATCCCCATCAGCAAGGAGAACACCAGCTCGATCCTCGCCATGCGTACCGGCGAGGACAACCAGGGTGTCATCGGCCTGCGTCAGACCGGTCTGCCCGAGGAGTACGAGCCGGGCCTGTCGGTGCGATTCATGGGCATCAACGAGCAGGCGATCATCTCCTACCTGGTCACCACCTACTACTCCGCCGCGATCCTGGTGCCCGATGCGCTCGGTGTGCTGGAGAACGTACAGATCGCCCGCAGGCGCGACTAG